A region of Candidatus Bathyarchaeota archaeon DNA encodes the following proteins:
- a CDS encoding DUF116 domain-containing protein, which produces MPYKFSFDLSRISKGFFRELASIANEKGLHKKLGGHARHLAEKFRIQEMTGLEISDALMLVEDLVDVYVRNLSEKQKFYKTGKRAVLLPHCARKYMDNRCQASFNPEIPSYSCGHCSEDCIVNQATKLAEKNDYDVFVIPGSSCVPQILKRSGCEGVIAVACGHELKMGGDYIQHLGLTGQAIPLTKNGCANTKFNIEILKKIMAYS; this is translated from the coding sequence ATGCCCTACAAGTTTAGCTTTGACCTTTCGAGAATATCTAAGGGTTTCTTTAGAGAACTCGCAAGCATAGCCAATGAGAAAGGTCTGCACAAAAAACTTGGAGGTCACGCTAGGCATTTAGCTGAAAAATTTAGAATTCAAGAAATGACTGGCTTGGAGATTTCTGATGCATTAATGCTTGTTGAAGACCTTGTTGACGTATATGTTAGAAACCTTTCCGAAAAACAAAAATTTTATAAAACTGGAAAACGGGCTGTTCTTCTGCCTCACTGCGCTCGCAAGTATATGGACAATCGTTGTCAAGCGAGCTTCAATCCTGAAATTCCCTCTTATAGCTGTGGTCACTGCTCAGAAGACTGTATAGTAAATCAGGCTACAAAGCTGGCTGAGAAGAATGACTACGACGTATTTGTTATCCCTGGCAGTTCTTGTGTTCCTCAGATATTGAAAAGGAGTGGCTGTGAAGGAGTTATAGCTGTCGCTTGTGGTCACGAGTTGAAAATGGGTGGTGACTATATCCAACATCTAGGCTTAACTGGCCAAGCAATTCCTCTTACGAAAAATGGTTGCGCAAACACTAAGTTCAACATAGAGATTTTGAAGAAGATTATGGCTTATTCCTAG
- a CDS encoding tyrosine-type recombinase/integrase — protein MNNISIIREYKLYLQDNNRSPKTIHGYEAILAELSDFMKSKPFKKMTAKDMSKFLRWKRSRKIVGGRHHKISGASLSEDSYWLYVLSLKIFYRWLYKLPQHHYPPQVAQLNVRRKKNQAITPSEIITKEDIATVLKHCSNFKEKAVISCLYESGCRATEFLDWRIGDIVFDKRGAVLNVKGKTGERRIRLIESVPHLQQWLETHPNRDEKRAYVWRRNQTQITQTAYMYLREMLLRLFKKAEIDKPVNPHAFRHSRLTELAKYLSDSKLKVFAGWTGSSRMAGTYVHLSGADLDEDLLKAAGVEISEKEHASPLMLRKCPRCGFQNSGSKFCSKCGLPLHPEELISKELEMKEELSHLQERFRLTELAMEQFAKETAKRMQHLESVINKYEKMEIEKQNEELLEEYETNYASAQRVNHKSKPKNNKKS, from the coding sequence GTGAATAACATAAGTATCATACGTGAATATAAGCTCTATCTGCAAGACAACAACCGTAGCCCCAAGACAATTCATGGTTATGAGGCGATTTTAGCCGAGCTTTCAGATTTTATGAAGAGCAAACCATTCAAGAAGATGACAGCGAAGGATATGAGCAAATTTCTACGGTGGAAGAGAAGTCGCAAAATTGTGGGGGGGCGTCATCATAAGATAAGTGGGGCGTCTCTTAGCGAAGACAGTTATTGGCTGTACGTTCTAAGCCTTAAAATTTTCTACCGTTGGCTCTACAAACTGCCACAACATCATTATCCCCCTCAAGTTGCACAGTTAAATGTTAGAAGGAAAAAGAACCAAGCAATTACGCCCAGTGAAATCATAACAAAGGAAGATATCGCAACCGTCCTTAAACATTGCAGCAACTTCAAAGAGAAAGCTGTAATTTCTTGCTTATATGAGAGTGGTTGCAGAGCAACAGAGTTTTTGGATTGGCGCATTGGAGACATTGTTTTCGATAAGCGTGGAGCAGTGTTAAATGTGAAAGGCAAAACTGGGGAAAGACGCATACGCCTGATAGAAAGCGTGCCACACCTTCAGCAGTGGCTAGAAACACACCCCAACAGAGACGAAAAAAGAGCCTACGTTTGGAGGAGAAACCAAACACAAATCACACAAACCGCCTATATGTATCTCCGAGAAATGCTACTAAGACTATTCAAGAAGGCTGAGATAGATAAGCCAGTTAACCCTCACGCCTTTCGACACAGTCGATTGACAGAGCTTGCGAAGTATCTTTCAGACTCGAAACTGAAAGTGTTTGCTGGATGGACAGGTTCAAGCCGCATGGCAGGAACATACGTTCATCTATCTGGAGCAGACTTGGATGAAGATTTGCTGAAAGCTGCTGGTGTAGAAATCAGTGAAAAAGAACACGCCAGCCCATTAATGCTCAGAAAATGTCCAAGATGTGGGTTCCAAAACTCAGGATCGAAATTCTGCAGTAAATGTGGATTGCCATTGCACCCCGAAGAATTGATCTCCAAAGAGCTCGAAATGAAAGAAGAATTATCCCATCTTCAAGAAAGATTCAGATTGACTGAACTGGCGATGGAGCAATTTGCAAAAGAAACGGCTAAGAGGATGCAACATTTAGAATCAGTCATAAACAAGTATGAGAAAATGGAAATCGAGAAACAAAACGAGGAGTTACTGGAAGAGTATGAAACGAATTATGCTTCTGCACAAAGGGTAAATCACAAATCAAAACCTAAGAACAACAAGAAGAGCTAA